The genomic window GCTTCCTGGGCGAACTCGGCATCGGCACGAACTTCGGGATTCAGCACCCCAGCATGAACATCCTGTTCGACGAGAAGATCGGCGGCACGGTGCATCTGGCCGTCGGTCAGGCCTACGCGGAGAACGGCGGCTCGAACCGCAGCGCCGTGCACTGGGACATGATCTGCGACCTCCGTAAGGGCGGCAGCCTGAGCCTTGACGGTCAGCCCTTCCAGGTGGACGGCACCTTCAGGTAAGCGGCGGACAGGCCCAGGAGACCAGGCCCAGCCGGTTCGCCGGTGGCCCCGGCGCTATACCCGGGCTTTACCCGCCGTGCCTACGCTGCCTCCGCGCTAAGAGCGCCGGAGGCCCCATGAATGAGATGCTGACCGTCCTACGCCCGCACCGCGCCCGGCCCGGACGTTGCCCGTGACGACGGCCCTTAACCCCCACGCCAGCAGCCTGCGCGCCGTCATCAGCAAGGTGCCGGAGGTCACGGCCTTCTTCTGGATCATCAAGGTGCTCGCCACCACCGTCGGCGAAACCGCCGCCGACTACCTCAACACCACCCTCAAGCTCGGTCTGACCGGCACCACCCTGGTCATGGGCGCCCTCCTGATCGCCGTCCTCATCGCACAGTTCCGCTCTACCCGGTATGTACCGGGCATCTACTGGACGGCCATCGTGCTGATCAGCGTGGTCGGCACCCTGATTACCGACAACCTGACCGACAACCTGGGCGTCAGCCTGTGGACGAGCAGCGCCATCTTCGCCGTGGCCCTGGCCCTCACCTTCTTCGCGTGGTGGCGGCGCGAGGGCACCCTGTCGATCCACTCGATCTTCACGGCGCGGCGCGAAGCCTTCTACTGGCTGGCGGTGCTGTTCACCTTCGCCCTGGGCACCGCGACTGGCGACCTGGTGGCCGAGCAGTTGCAGCTCGGGTACTTCGTGTCGGTGGGGCTGTTCGCGGGCCTGATTGCGCTGGCGGCCCTGGCACACGTTTATCTGAAACTGGACGGCATCCTGACGTTCTGGATCGTGTACATCCTGACCCGGCCGCTGGGCGCGTCGATCGGCGACTCGCTGTCGCAGGCGAAGGCCGATGGCGGGCTGGGCCTGGGCACCACGGCCACCAGCGGGATCTTCCTGCTGGCCATCCTGGGCGTCGTGGGCTATCTCGCCGTCACCCGCCGCGATCAGGTGGCGCTCACCCCAGCCGACGTGGAATCGAACTGACAGCTGTCAGATAAAGCGTGCGGCCTGCCCACAGCATCAGGCCGCACGCTGTCACCGTTCCAGGGTATACCTTCGCTTTACCTGCGCTTCCTAGGGTGCGGCCATGGTCGATCCAGATCAACGTTGGGCGCCGGTGTATGGCGCCGTAATCCGCACTGGACTGGCGGCGATAGAGTCCGTTCAGGCGGTTCGCCGAGGCAGTCCCGATCGCCTTCTCCCCGATGAGTGCCCGTCCACGACGTCTTCGTTGCGGTGTCCAAGGTGAATCCATGAATGGCATTTTTCTGTTCCTGTCGTCGTTTCTCGCGTCCTCGGTGGAGATGGTCGAGGCGCTGACCATCGTGCTGGCGGTGGGCCTCACACGCGGCTGGCGCTCCGCCCTGATCGGAACGGCCGCCGCGCTGGCCGTGCTGGCGGTCATCGTCGCCGTCTTTGGCCCTGTGCTCAGTCAGATTCCGCTGCAACCCCTGCGCCTGATCGTGGGCGGGCTGCTGCTGGTCTTCGGCGTGCAGTGGTGGCGCAAGGCCATGCTCCGTGCCAGCGGCTTCAAGGCCCTGCACGACGAGGACGCCGCCTTCGCCGAGGAGACGGCCGCCGCTCAGGCGCAGGGCGCGGTGAAGCCCGGCGCGCTCGATGCGTACGGCTTCGCCCTGACCTTCAAGAGCGTGCTGCTCGAGGGGTTGGAGGTCGCGTTCATCGTCGTGACCTTCGGAGCCAGCGCCCAGCGGCTCGGGCTGGCCGCGTGGGGCGCGGGGGCGGCGCTGCTGGTCGTGCTGGCCCTGGGGCTGCTGATCCACCGGCCGCTGAGCCAGGTACCGGAGAACACCCTGAAGTTCGTGGTCGGGCTGATGCTCACGACCTTTGGCACATTCTGGGCCGCCGAGGGCGCCGGAGCGGTGTGGCCGGGGGCAGACGCGTCGATCCTGGGGCTGCTGGTCGTGTACGCGCTGGCCTCGTACGGGTACGTGACGTGGTTGCGGCGTCGGCATGAGGCGCGCGCCGCCCGGGTGGAGGTGCCCGCATGAAGTACGTGACTGGCTTTTTCAGCTTCTGGTATGACTTCATCGTGGGGGACGACTGGACGGTGGCGGCGGCCGTGGTGGCGGCACTGATCGTCACGGCGCTGCTGGCGCACCTGGCCGGAGCATGGATCGTGCTGCCCCTCGCGGTGCTGGTCTTCGTGGGCATCAGCCTGTGGAAGGCCAGTCGCCCCTGAACCCGGAGGCTGCTCGCAGCCTGTGCACGCCAGCAGTTCACGGAACCCGCTGGCGTGCATGTTGATCCCGGTATACCTGGGCTTTACCCTGCCCCGCTAGGGTCGCGACCATGACTCCTGAGCTGCAAGCGGTTCTCCTCGGCGTGGTGGAGGGCCTCACCGAATTCCTGCCCGTCTCCTCCACCGGACACCTGATAGTCGCCGAGAGCCTGATCGGGTACCACGACACCGGCGAGGTCTTCACCGTCGTCATCCAGCTCGGTGCCATCCTGGCCGTGATCCTGTACTACTGGCGGCAGCTGATCGGCCAGCTCACCCGGCTGTTCCAGGGCAGCCGCCGGGCCCGGCGGTTCTGGCTGAACCTGATCGTGGCGTCCATCCCGGCCGTGCTCATCGGCCTGCTGTTCGAGAAGGCCATCAAGGCGGCGCTGTTCTCCCCCCTGACCGTGGCCATCAGTGCCATCCTCGGCGGGATCGTGCTGTGGTGGGTGGACACCCGGCGCCATGAGGCGAGCGTCGAGCTGACCGAACCGGATCTGGACAGCGTGACGATCCGTCAGGCCGCATTGATCGGCGTGGCGCAGGCCGTGGCGATCATTCCCGGCGTGTCGCGCAGCGGGGCCAGCATCGTCGGGGGGCTGCTCACCGGCCTGAACCGCGTGACCGCCACGGCCTTCTCGTTCTTCCTGGGCATCCCGATCCTGGGCGGCGCGGGCCTGTACAGCCTGTACAAGGCCCGGCACGCGCTGGGCAGCATTCCCGGTGGGAGCGTCACCCTGGTCATCGGGACGGTCGTGGCCTTCGTGACGGCGCTGCTGTCGGTCACGTGGCTGCTGCGCTACGTGTCCACACATGACTTCCGGGGCTTCGCGGTGTACCGCGTGCTCATGGGCGCGGTGATCCTGGCCCTGCTCGCGGCCGGGGCGCTCCATTGACCGCAGGAGACGGTAGACGGACACCGGCGTGGAGCATGGCTAGTGGGGATAAACCCCATACCACACCCTGATCCACGCCCACTCCGATGAGTCCAGGGCGGGGTGTGACGGATATGCCGTCTACCATGCCCCGCGGCGGTGCCTGAGCACTCTGAGTCCTGTCGTGCGTGGTTCTCCGGCCTCCGGCTAGCTCACCGTGAACGCGCGCTGTCACGCCTCCGGAAAGCGGAGGTGGATCTGGAACGTGGTGTCCGTCCAGGTGGGAATGAGTTGGGCCTGCCAGCGCCGGGCGAGCGCATCGACGAGGGCCAGGCCCAGGCCACTGCCGCTCACGGCCTGCTGTCCGGCCCCCCGCTCGAAGGGCAGCAGCAGCCGGGGCCAGTCCTCCTGGCGCGGGCCGGGGCCGGTGCTCTCCACCATCACGTCGGTGCCGGCCGCGCGCAGGGAGATGACCTCGCCCTCACCGTACTTCAGGGCGTTTTCGAGCAGGTTGCACACGGCCCGCACCAGGCCGT from Deinococcus sp. KSM4-11 includes these protein-coding regions:
- a CDS encoding COG4280 domain-containing protein produces the protein MNGIFLFLSSFLASSVEMVEALTIVLAVGLTRGWRSALIGTAAALAVLAVIVAVFGPVLSQIPLQPLRLIVGGLLLVFGVQWWRKAMLRASGFKALHDEDAAFAEETAAAQAQGAVKPGALDAYGFALTFKSVLLEGLEVAFIVVTFGASAQRLGLAAWGAGAALLVVLALGLLIHRPLSQVPENTLKFVVGLMLTTFGTFWAAEGAGAVWPGADASILGLLVVYALASYGYVTWLRRRHEARAARVEVPA
- a CDS encoding undecaprenyl-diphosphate phosphatase, which encodes MTPELQAVLLGVVEGLTEFLPVSSTGHLIVAESLIGYHDTGEVFTVVIQLGAILAVILYYWRQLIGQLTRLFQGSRRARRFWLNLIVASIPAVLIGLLFEKAIKAALFSPLTVAISAILGGIVLWWVDTRRHEASVELTEPDLDSVTIRQAALIGVAQAVAIIPGVSRSGASIVGGLLTGLNRVTATAFSFFLGIPILGGAGLYSLYKARHALGSIPGGSVTLVIGTVVAFVTALLSVTWLLRYVSTHDFRGFAVYRVLMGAVILALLAAGALH